Genomic window (Deinococcus aerophilus):
GGCAGGCGCAGATGAACGATCAGCCGCTGTGGCTGCACTTCCAGGTGGCTGACGTGGTACTGCAGCGCCGCTGCCTCGGCGTTGCCGTATTCGAACCTCACCTCGGCTTCGGGCCGCACCGGGATGTGGCGGGTCACGCGGTCGTAGATGGCCAGAAACTTGCGGTTGGTCATGAAGCCGGCCTGAGCTTCTTCCGCGGTGCCGTCCATCAGCTGGATGACCGTTTCCCGCCAGGCCGCTGCCTTTCCGCCACAGTCCATGGCCTCGATGCTCACGGCCTTGACCTCGGTGACGTGGTAGCCGGCACCGACCAGCTGCTGACCGTTGAGGTGAAATTCGAGGGGACGCTGGGCCGGGGCACGCAGGGCGTCGATGAGCACGCCGGTAGAGGTCGCTTCGTTGAGGCCGGGAATAAGGGGGGCGGTCTGGGTCATGGGGACTCCTGAGGGGCAAGAGGGTTTGGGGGGAGGTCACGGAGCGGGCGGCAAGCAACCCGGTGGGCACAAGGAAAACCTTGGGTTGGCGTATTTGAGTCACCGCAGGGGGACATGGCAGACACGTCCGGCTGCTGGTGGACCGGGTCCGCTGAGGTGGGCCGGGGTGCCCTGCGGCAGAACCCGGCTCACCGGTCCCCCGCGGCGCGGCACTGGCCTTCATGGAGTTCTGCCGTCAGCGCCGCCTGGAGCGCTTCCAGCAGCTGCAGGGTCTGCCCCCGCTGCGCCCCGGGCAGGCGCGCCAGCACCCGCTGGGCCTGTCCATCCAGTTCCCCGCTCAGGGCCTGGGCCTGCTGCACTCCGGCCGGGGTGAGTTCAAGCAGCAGGGCGCGGCGGTCGGCAGGGTGCGGCGCCTTGATCAG
Coding sequences:
- a CDS encoding DUF6428 family protein; this encodes MTQTAPLIPGLNEATSTGVLIDALRAPAQRPLEFHLNGQQLVGAGYHVTEVKAVSIEAMDCGGKAAAWRETVIQLMDGTAEEAQAGFMTNRKFLAIYDRVTRHIPVRPEAEVRFEYGNAEAAALQYHVSHLEVQPQRLIVHLRLPGVQCKASAACGLPADAGKDAADQGCVPDSGCCAPAVTAPAEPIRLQ